In the Deltaproteobacteria bacterium genome, ATTCTGGAGGTGATCCGTCAGGTCGATCCCAAAATAAAATTCTATCAGGCCTCCACCAGCGAACTTTTTGGAAATCATGACCTGACCCTCCTGAATGAAACTTCCCCCTTTTGTCCGGCCAGCCCTTATGCCGCTGCCAAAATATACGGTTACTGGATTACCCGGATCTATCGGGAAGGATACGGCATTTTTGCCGTCAATGGCATCCTTTTCAATCATGAATCCCCACTGCGAGGCCTGGAGTTTGTCACCCGGAAGATTACCAATACCGTTGCCAAAATCGCCATCGGACTGGAAAAGGAATTACCTCTGGGCAACCTGTCGGCCAAAAGGGATTGGGGGTTTGCCAGGGATTATATCAAATCCATGTGGCTCATGCTGCAGCATTCAAAGCCTGACGATTATGTGGTGGCCACCAATGAATGCCATTCGGTGGAAGAATTTGTCCAACTGGCCTTTGAGGTGGTTGGGCTCAATTGGAAAAAATATGTCAAGAAAGATAAACGTTTCTTACGGCCCGTCGATGTCAGTTATCTCCATGGGGATTATTCCAAGGCCAGGAAAAAATTGGGCTGGAAACCGGAAGTACGTTTTAAAGAATTGGTCCGGCTGATGGTAGAGGAAGACCTTCTTCGTTGGCAGCGTTGGCAAAAAGGGGAGATATTCCCCTGGGATGCCCTTAACTATCCCAATGAGATGAATCTGCTGACCAGGTCCATGCGGATGTAAATTCGTTGTATAAGAACTTCCTTTTGGGACGCAGATCGACTCGGATCGACTCGGATCGGCAGATTTTCGCCGATCGTGCAGATTGCCAAGATTTAATTTGAAAAAAAGTTGCAAGATGCAGGTTTCAGATTTTCTCTTTGAGCTTTCAGCTTTGAGCTTGTTTCTTGAACCTGAGAGTATCGGCGAAAATCTGCGTCCTAATTTTCGATTTCGGATTTCGGAACTTAATGCAACCCCTATAGTTCGGAGTTCGGGGTTCGGAGAACCACATTTTCATGATTGATGATCAACAGCCTGTCGAAGTATCGGGGGTCCTTCCGACCTATAATGAAGCCGGGAATATCGGGCCCCTGATCGAAATCCTATTGTCCCATTTACCCCAAGCGAGTGAGATCGTCGTTGTCGATGACGATTCGCCGGACCGGACCTGGAAGGTAGTGGAAGGACTTATTCGGAAGGATCCGCGGGTCCGTCTGATTCGCCGGATCGGCCGGCGCGGGCTGACTTCGGCCCTTCAAGAGGGGATAAAGGCCTCTGCCGGGCTGTTTATATTCTGGATGGATTGTGACTTCTCACAGCCCCCGGAAAAGATTGCCGAACTGTTGAAAGCCCTGGATAATCATGATATTGTGGTTGCTTCCCGCTATGTTCCCGGAGGCGAAGAAAAGGGCCATTCCCCCTGGGGGTCCTTTTTCAGCAAAATGATCTGCCTCTTCGCGTCTTTTGTTTTGAGCCCGGCCATTAAAGATTATACCAGCGGATATATCGGGACCCGAAAAGAAATTTTGCAAGCCATTCCCTTGCAGGGCGATTATGGGGAGTATTGTATCGGTTTTTTGTACCGGGCCTATAAAAAGGGATACCGGATCCTGGAAATACCTTATACTTGTCTGCCTCGGCGCTCCGGGGAATCCAAGACGGCTTCCAACCTGGCCGGATATCTCAAAAGGGGGCGAAAATATATCATGACCGTTTTAAGACTCCGATTTCAGGGTTAATCGGCGGGAGAGGGGGAAAGATGGAATTTATTGAAAAGATCGAAGCAGATGATAAACCCATTGCCATCATCGTCCGAAATGGATTTAGTCAGCCGGGTGTCAATTTTTTCAGTCCCTTTGAGTTTTCCCAGCAGTTGGGGCTCCTGGTCCATCCTTCCGGCCATGAAGTCAAGCCCCATGTTCATAATCTTATCGCCCGGGATGTTCGTGTTACCCAGGAGGTCCTCTATGTGATTTATGGGAAGATAGAAATTTCCTTGTACCGGGAGAATAAAGAATTTCTTCTCTCCCGTATTTTAAACCAGGGAGACACTGTTCTTCTGGCCTATGGGGGACATGGTATAAAAATTTTAGAACCCAGCAAGCTGTTGGAGGTCAAACAAGGTCCTTATGCCGGAATGGAAGATAAGGAGTTTTTTTAGAGACCATGATACGCGTTAACGAGCCCTTATTAGGGAAGGAAGAACTTAAAAAGGTTATCTCCTGTTTAGAAACCAACTGGATTTCTTCCCAGGGGAAGTATTTAACGGAATTTGAAGAAAAGTTTGCCGATTTTTGCGGGGTCAGATACGGCATCAGTACCACCAGCGGCACCACGGCCCTTCATCTGGCCCTGGCTGCCCTGGGGGTCGGTCCCGGAGATGAAATCCTGCTCCCAACCTTTACGATGGCCGCCACAGCTTTTGCCGTGGCTTACTGTGGGGCCAGGCCGGTATTTATCGATTCCGAACCGGAAACCTTCAATATCGATTTAGACCGGGTTGCCTCTTACCTCAACACCCAGGAAAAGCGGGGCAGGATTAAGGTTAAAGCCATCCTTCCGGTTCATCTCTACGGCCATCCGGTGGATATGGACCCTCTTCTTTCCCTGGCCGCCAGGTTTTCCATTGCCGTTATCGAAGATGCGGCGGAAGCCCATGGAGCGGAATATAAGGGGAAGCGCTGCGGGAGCTTCGGGGATCTGGGGTGCTTCAGTTTTTATGCCAATAAAATTATTACCACCGGAGAGGGCGGGATGGTGGTCACCAATGATCCCCAATTGGCCGACAAGGCCAGAAGGTTAAAGGATCTGGCCCATGCCCCTGGAAAACGGTTCCTCCATACCGACCTGGGGTTTAATTACCGGATGACCAATTTGCAGGCCGCCTTGGGAGTGGCTCAATTAAAAAAGATCAACACCCATATCAAAAAGAAACGGTGGATGGCCGGGGAATATAATAAAGGGCTGAAGGGTATTCCAGGGTTGCGGTTACCTGTCGAGAAGCCCTGGGCCAAAAATGTCTACTGGATGTATGGGGTTTTAGTGGAAAAGGAATTCGGCCTGTCCCGGGATCAATTAGTGGAAGAATTAAAAAAGCAGGGCATAGAGACCCGTTCCTTCTTTGTCCCTATGCACCTTCAGCCTGTTTTTACCGAAGATACCCGGAAGGCCAGGAAATATGGACCCTTTCCGGTGGCTGAAAAATTATCGGAACAGGGATTTTATCTGCCTTCCGGGTTGACCATCTCCCAGGACCAAATCCACTATATCTGCCGCCAGATCAAGGGACTGGTATGAATAAATACGGTTATTGGGGCGGATTTGTCCTGAGCCTCGTTTTTCTCTTTTTTTTTCTGAGAAAAATCGATTTGGCAAGTATTTGGGCTATATTTCAAAGTGTGGAATACCTCTATATCATTCCCTTTATACTGATCCAACTTTTATCCATCTGGATCCGGGCCAAACGGTGGCGATACCTGTTGTCTCCGATAAAAATGATAAAAACAGGCCCCCTTTTTCATGCCACGGCCATTGGATTTATGGCCAATAATATCCTCCCGGCCCGGGTAGGGGAATTGGTTCGGGCCTATGTCCTGGGCAACAAGGAAAAGATCAGTAAAACCGCTTCATTTGCCACTATTGTGGTGGAGAGATTGTTTGACGGATTTACCATCCTGTTAATATTTTTGCTGGTGATTCTTCTTATGCCTTTTCCGCCGGAGCGATCCCAGCTCTTTACCCCATACCAAATTAAAATGGCCGGCACCCTTTCTTTTTTTCTTTACCTGATTGTCTTGGGAGTGCTCCTGTCCTTACATTTTCATAATGAGAAGGTCAGCCGATTGATCGGATTTTTTTTGCGGCGCCTGCCTGAAAGACTTTCCTCTAAGATCTTAAAAAAGATCGAATCCTTTGTTTTGGGTCTTGAGGTATTACAGAACACCAGGGATATTCTGGTGGTTATCGGTTATTCACTTTTTTTATGGGTGGTGACCGCCCTCTCTTATTACTTTCTTTTTGAGGCCTTTCACCTGAATCTGCCTGTCCTGGCGGCTTTTTTCCTTTTGATCGTCCTGATTTTCGGCGTCAGTATTCCTTCCGCCCCGGGCTATATCGGCACCTTTCATTGGGCCTGTGCGGCCGGTTTGATTTTTTTGGGCATAGAAGCCAACCTGGCCAAGAGTTTTGCCCTGTTGTTATGGTTTGTCGGCTTCATCCCGATCGTTTTTTTGGGCCTTTTCTCCCTCTGGATAGAAGGGATGTCCTTGGGGCAGTTGAAAAAGACGGATCCGGAGGGTTAGATTCTTTATAAAGCCAGGCCGGCTTTAAAGGCCCTGATGTTCTCTTCCCGGAATTTGGGGGGAGATAATTTGGTTATGGCTTCGATATATTTCTCCGTGGAAAATCCCAGGCCGCTTTTTTGGGCCACATAGCCCAAGAACACCATATTCCCCGATCGGGCCAGCCCCATTTTCCTGGCCCGGCCCTGAGCATCAATCCGGTCTTTCCCTTCCTCCCTGGAGTTGACTATTTTTTTCCCTTTAGGTTTGAGGGTGTAGGCATAAAGGCCGGCCTCCTGGTCGGTCAGGCCCAGGAGCAGATCGGCTTGGCCCTGTTCAATGGCCGGGCTCAGGTAGCGGCCGATTTTGACCTGGGATAAAACCGAACCGCCGCGCATAGCCATGCCGTGGGTTTCGGAAGAGATCACCGGATAACCGGAAAGAAAGGCGGTTTCTACCAGTGCCCGGGTGACAAACAAAACCCCCTGCCCGCCGGTTCCAACGATGACGATCTGTTTTTTCATCAGCCTTCCCTCCGGATATGTTTTTTGGGACACACTGCAATACAGGTGCCGCAGTGGACGCATAATTCCTCAATCAGGTGCACCGGCATTTTTTTCTTTTCCTGGACCATGGCCGGGCAATCGAATTGGGTGACGCAAAAACCGCAGCCATCGCATTCTTCCTCAGGTAGAACCACTTTGGACAGGGGTTCTGCCGGCAGGAGGTGCCGGCCATAGACCAGACAAGGGTGTCGGGCGATAATAACCGCCGGGCCGCTATCTTCCTGCTGAATATAATTTCCGGCTTTTTTGAGCAACCGGGTCATATCGGGAAGGTCATAGGGGTCGGTCTCTTCGATAAATTTTACCTCGCAGGCCTTGACCATTTTTTTTATTGCAACAGGCTGGGCGGGCATTCCATCGGAAAGGGTCGAAAGAAAGGGGGTCGGCTGGCCCCCGGTCATGGCCACGGTGGAATTGTCCAGAATGACCAGAATGAAACGGGCCTTCTGGTGGACGGCCTGGACCAGGGCCGGGATCCCGGCATGAAAGAAGGTGGAATCGCCGATAGTGGC is a window encoding:
- a CDS encoding flippase-like domain-containing protein translates to MNKYGYWGGFVLSLVFLFFFLRKIDLASIWAIFQSVEYLYIIPFILIQLLSIWIRAKRWRYLLSPIKMIKTGPLFHATAIGFMANNILPARVGELVRAYVLGNKEKISKTASFATIVVERLFDGFTILLIFLLVILLMPFPPERSQLFTPYQIKMAGTLSFFLYLIVLGVLLSLHFHNEKVSRLIGFFLRRLPERLSSKILKKIESFVLGLEVLQNTRDILVVIGYSLFLWVVTALSYYFLFEAFHLNLPVLAAFFLLIVLIFGVSIPSAPGYIGTFHWACAAGLIFLGIEANLAKSFALLLWFVGFIPIVFLGLFSLWIEGMSLGQLKKTDPEG
- a CDS encoding 2-oxoacid:acceptor oxidoreductase family protein, coding for MKKQIVIVGTGGQGVLFVTRALVETAFLSGYPVISSETHGMAMRGGSVLSQVKIGRYLSPAIEQGQADLLLGLTDQEAGLYAYTLKPKGKKIVNSREEGKDRIDAQGRARKMGLARSGNMVFLGYVAQKSGLGFSTEKYIEAITKLSPPKFREENIRAFKAGLAL
- a CDS encoding GDP-mannose 4,6-dehydratase — its product is MEKTTGKRALITGVTGQDGAYLAQFLLEKGYQVFGTFRRLSTPNFWRIQYLNIFDKISLIPVELIDTASITEAIISSKPHEIYNLAAQSFVGASFEEPVGTANVSGLAVPRILEVIRQVDPKIKFYQASTSELFGNHDLTLLNETSPFCPASPYAAAKIYGYWITRIYREGYGIFAVNGILFNHESPLRGLEFVTRKITNTVAKIAIGLEKELPLGNLSAKRDWGFARDYIKSMWLMLQHSKPDDYVVATNECHSVEEFVQLAFEVVGLNWKKYVKKDKRFLRPVDVSYLHGDYSKARKKLGWKPEVRFKELVRLMVEEDLLRWQRWQKGEIFPWDALNYPNEMNLLTRSMRM
- a CDS encoding glycosyltransferase; the protein is MIDDQQPVEVSGVLPTYNEAGNIGPLIEILLSHLPQASEIVVVDDDSPDRTWKVVEGLIRKDPRVRLIRRIGRRGLTSALQEGIKASAGLFIFWMDCDFSQPPEKIAELLKALDNHDIVVASRYVPGGEEKGHSPWGSFFSKMICLFASFVLSPAIKDYTSGYIGTRKEILQAIPLQGDYGEYCIGFLYRAYKKGYRILEIPYTCLPRRSGESKTASNLAGYLKRGRKYIMTVLRLRFQG
- a CDS encoding DegT/DnrJ/EryC1/StrS family aminotransferase, yielding MIRVNEPLLGKEELKKVISCLETNWISSQGKYLTEFEEKFADFCGVRYGISTTSGTTALHLALAALGVGPGDEILLPTFTMAATAFAVAYCGARPVFIDSEPETFNIDLDRVASYLNTQEKRGRIKVKAILPVHLYGHPVDMDPLLSLAARFSIAVIEDAAEAHGAEYKGKRCGSFGDLGCFSFYANKIITTGEGGMVVTNDPQLADKARRLKDLAHAPGKRFLHTDLGFNYRMTNLQAALGVAQLKKINTHIKKKRWMAGEYNKGLKGIPGLRLPVEKPWAKNVYWMYGVLVEKEFGLSRDQLVEELKKQGIETRSFFVPMHLQPVFTEDTRKARKYGPFPVAEKLSEQGFYLPSGLTISQDQIHYICRQIKGLV